Proteins co-encoded in one Siniperca chuatsi isolate FFG_IHB_CAS linkage group LG11, ASM2008510v1, whole genome shotgun sequence genomic window:
- the si:ch73-52p7.1 gene encoding uncharacterized protein si:ch73-52p7.1, translating into MPALSPPAPLLCVLLCVSMALQRSDMRLAYVTHNSFFYYSCSQDPQPCSVSSLADCRCKDIQLSTLHRPQSHSSPVFRMRRLTVWFTSPLNTARLLNNSEVRHLTLIHCGPGGSRGTTFSALERHFAVQHLERLTVVNLSQRPGPDANRAKNTDSDTDPDRDNGAHLDTNTYNRDKDTNLDLISDMKRDSLALSSSQIQDIFLGRELGAAYHEQARLGIIHSSVLEWGAVVKAYTVQTHIDNDGVLPFPDLHLPKLPETSVIYVSFVY; encoded by the coding sequence ATGCCTGCCCTCAGCCCACCTGCCCCGCTcctctgtgtgctgctgtgtgtgtcgATGGCTCTGCAGCGCTCTGACATGCGCCTGGCTTATGTGACCCACAACAGCTTTTTCTACTACTCCTGCAGCCAAGACCCGCAACCCTGCAGCGTCTCATCACTTGCAGACTGCAGATGCAAGGACATCCAGCTTTCCACGCTGCACCGCCCCCAGTCGCACTCGTCTCCTGTTTTCCGGATGAGACGTTTAACTGTTTGGTTCACGTCGCCGTTAAACACGGCACGTCTGCTCAACAATTCGGAGGTGAGGCACCTCACCCTGATCCACTGTGGCCCTGGAGGATCCAGAGGGACAACTTTTTCTGCCCTGGAGAGACATTTTGCTGTGCAGCACCTGGAGAGGCTGACAGTGGTGAACCTGTCACAGAGGCCGGGTCCAGATGCAAACAGAGCCAAGAACACAGACTCAGACACTGACCCAGACAGAGATAATGGTGCTCACCttgacacaaatacatacaacagGGATAAAGACACAAACCTGGACCTGATTTCGGACATGAAGAGAGATTCCTTGGCTTTGTCCTCATCCCAGATCCAAGACATCTTCCTGGGCAGGGAGCTGGGAGCAGCATATCACGAACAGGCCAGACTGGGAATCATCCACAGCTCTGTGCTGGAGTGGGGAGCAGTGGTCAAAGCCTACACAGTCCAGACTCACATAGACAATGACGGCGTGCTGCCCTTCCCTGACCTCCACCTGCCAAAATTACCAGAGACATCTGTCATATATGTCAGCTTTGTGTACTGA